From Aspergillus fumigatus Af293 chromosome 3, whole genome shotgun sequence, a single genomic window includes:
- the chsG gene encoding chitin synthase class III, whose amino-acid sequence MAYQGSGSHSPPHYDDNGHRLQDLPHGSYEEEASRGLLSHQQGPFTGPFDDPQQHGSSTTRPVSGYSLSETYAPEAAYHDPYTQPSPGSVYSAQSAENPAAAFGVPGRVASPYARSDTSSTEAWRQRQAPGGGPGGLRRYATRKVKLVQGSVLSVDYPVPSAIQNAIQAKYRNDLEGGSEEFTHMRYTAATCDPNEFTLHNGYNLRPAMYNRHTELLIAITYYNEDKTLTSRTLHGVMQNIRDIVNLKKSEFWNKGGPAWQKIVVCLVFDGIDPCDKDTLDVLATIGVYQDGVMKRDVDGKETVAHIFEYTTQLSVTPNQQLIRPTDDGPSTLPPVQMMFCLKQKNSKKINSHRWLFNAFGRILNPEVCILLDAGTKPGPKSLLSLWEAFYNDKDLGGACGEIHAMLGKGWKNLINPLVAAQNFEYKISNILDKPLESSFGYVSVLPGAFSAYRFRAIMGRPLEQYFHGDHTLSKQLGKKGIEGMNIFKKNMFLAEDRILCFELVAKAGSKWHLTYVKASKAETDVPEGAPEFISQRRRWLNGSFAAGIYSLMHFGRMYKSGHNIVRMFFLHIQMLYNIFSTVLTWFSLASYWLTTTVIMDLVGTPSDNNGNKAFPFGKTATPIINTIVKYVYLGFLLLQFILALGNRPKGSKFSYLASFVVFGIIQVYVVIDALYLVVRAFSGSAPMDFTTDQGVGEFLKSFFSSSGAGIIIIALAATFGLYFVASFMYLDPWHMFTSFPAYMCVQSSYINILNVYAFSNWHDVSWGTKGSDKADALPSAKTTKDEGKEVVIEEIDKPQADIDSQFEATVKRALTPYVPPVEKEEKTLEDSYKSFRTRLVTFWIFSNAFLAVCITSDGVDKFGFTNSATDRTQRFFQALLWSNAVVALFRFIGACWFLGKTGLMCCFARR is encoded by the exons ATGGCCTACCAAGGCTCTGGTTCTCATTCGCCGCCTCACTACGACGATAACGGTCACCGACTTCAGGATCTGCCTCATGGTTCG TACGAAGAAGAGGCGTCGAGAGGATTGCTATCCCACCAGCAGGGTCCCTTCACAGGGCCGTTTGATGACCCTCAGCAGCATGGTTCATCTACTACCAGACCCGTTTCTGGATACAGTTTGAGCGAGACCTATGCCCCCGAAGCCGCATATCATGATCCCTATACTCAACCGAGCCCTGGCTCGGTCTACTCGGCTCAATCTGCGGAGAATCCGGCGGCGGCTTTTGGTGTCCCTGGACGTGTCGCGTCCCCCTATGCTCGAAGTGACACTTCATCCACAGAGGCATGGCGCCAGAGACAAGCTCCTGGAGGCGGCCCCGGTGGGTTGCGGCGTTATGCTACAAGAAAGGTCAAGTTGGTGCAGGGTTCCGTCCTGAGTGTCGATTATCCTGTTCCGAGCGCGATCCAGAATGCTATTCAGGCCAAGTACAGAAATGATCTCGAGGGTGGAAGTGAGGAATTTACGCACATGCGAT ACACCGCGGCCACCTGTGATCCCAATGAATTTACACTGCACAATGGTTACAATCTTCGACCTGCGATGTACAACAGACATACCGAACTTCTCATTGCGATCACCTATTATAACGAAGACAAGACACTCACTTCACGTACACTGCACGGTGTCATGCAGAACATTCGCGACATTGTGAATCTGAAAAAGTCCGAGTTCTGGAACAAGGGTGGTCCTGCCTGGCAGAAGATTGTGGTCTGCCTGGTTTTTGATGGTATCGACCCTTGCGACAAGGACACTTTGGATGTTCTTGCGACAATCGGTGTCTACCAAGACGGCGTCATGAAGCGTGACGTCGATGGAAAAGAGACTGTGGCTCACATT TTTGAATATACGACTCAACTGTCTGTGACTCCGAATCAGCAGCTGATCCGCCCCACCGACGACGGTCCCAGTACACTTCCTCCGGTCCAGATGATGTTCTGTttgaagcagaagaacagcaagaaGATCAACTCCCACAGATGGCTCTTCAATGCATTTGGTCGCATTCTCAACCCCGAGGTCTGTATTCTTCTTGACGCCGGTACAAAGCCTGGCCCGAAGTCACTTCTGTCGCTTTGGGAAGCCTTCTATAACGATAAAGATTTGGGTGGTGCTTGCGGTGAGATTCACGCCATGTTGGGTAAGGGTTGGAAGAACCTGATCAACCCGCTCGTTGCCGCTCAGAACTTCGAATATAAGATTAGTAACATCCTGGACAAGCCCTTGGAGAGTTCATTTGGTTATGTCAGCGTCTTGCCTGGTGCCTTCTCAGCTTACCGATTCCGCGCAATTATGGGCCGCCCTCTCGAGCAGTATTTCCATGGTGACCACACTCTTTCAAAGCAACTGGGCAAGAAGGGTATCGAGGGAATGAACATTTTCAAGAAGAACATGTTCTTGGCCGAAGATCGTATTCTTTGTTTTGAGTTGGTTGCTAAAGCTGGTTCAAAATGGCACCTGACCTATGTCAAGGCCTCCAAGGCTGAAACCGACGTGCCAGAAGGCGCTCCCGAATTCATTTCGCAGCGTCGTCGTTGGCTGAACGGTTCGTTTGCTGCCGGTATTTATTCGCTCATGCACTTTGGTCGGATGTACAAGAGTGGACACAACATTGTCCGCATGTTTTTTCTGCACATCCAAATGTTGTACAATATCTTCTCTACGGTTCTGACATGGTTTTCCTTGG CTTCTTACTGGCTTACTACCACCGTCATCATGGACTTGGTCGGCACGCCGAGCGACAATAACGGTAACAAGGCTTTCCCGTTCGGCAAGACTGCAACTCCCATTATCAATACCATAGTGAAATATGTCTACTTGGGATTCCTACTATTGCAATTCATCCTCGCGCTGGGTAACCGTCCAAAAGGATCGAAGTTCTCATACCTCGCGTCTTTCGTGGTTTTCGGCATCATTCAGGTCTACGTGGTTATTGATGCACTGTACCTGGTGGTGCGTGCCTTCAGTGGAAGTGCTCCTATGGATTTCACTACGGACCAAGGCGTTGGCGAGTTTCTGAAATCGTTCTTTTCATCCAGCGGCGCCggtatcattatcattgcTCTCGCTGCTACATTCGGTCTCTACTTTGTGGCATCTTTTATGTATCTTGACCCCTGGCACATGTTCACGTCCTTCCCTGCCTACATGTGTGTCCAATCGTCATACATCAATATTCTGAACGTCTACGCTTTCAGCAATTGGCACGACGTCTCGTGGGGTACCAAGGGTTCAGACAAGGCAGACGCTCTACCTTCCGCCAAGACCACCAAGGATGAGGGCAAAGAGGTTGTCATCGAGGAAATCGACAAGCCTCAGGCTGATATCGACAGTCAGTTCGAGGCAACGGTCAAGCGTGCCCTAACACCCTATGTGCCACCAgtcgagaaggaggaaaagactCTGGAAGACTCGTACAAAAGCTTCCGAACGAGACTGGTCACGTTTTGGATCTTTAGCaacgccttcttggccgttTGCATCACCAGTGACGGTGTGGATAAATTCGGCTTCACG AATTCTGCTACCGACCGGACGCAGCGTTTCTTCCAGGCTTTGCTGTGGTCCAACGCTGTCGTTGCCCTGTTCCGTTTCATCGGAGCCTGCTGGTTCCTGGGCAAGACAGGTTTGATGTGCTGCTTTGCCCGGCGTTAG
- a CDS encoding NEDD8-conjugating protein UBC12, whose translation MLKIWSMKQQQQQAENAEGAAGKKKKKVTAAQLRVQRDLQELTLGSTMKMNFPNPDDILNFTLTIEPDEGMYKGGAFHFNFSVNQNFPHDPPKVKCTQKIYHPNIDLEGNVCLNILREDWKPVLNLNAVIVGMQFLFLEPNASDPLNKEAADDLRTNREGFKRNVRTAMAGGSVKGVQFDRVMR comes from the exons atgttgaagatctgGTCTATG aaacaacaacaacagcaggctGAAAATGCCGAAGGAGCcgcaggaaagaagaagaaaaaggttACGGCCGCGCAGTTGCGCGTGCAGAGAG ATCTGCAGGAGTTGACTCTTGGAAGCacgatgaagatgaattTTCCGAATCCTGACGATATCCTGAACTTTACGCTTACGATCGAGCCCGACGAGGGCATGTACAAGGGTGGCGCGTTCCATTTTAATTTCAGTGTTAACCAGAACTTCCCGCATGACCCGCCTAAAGTGAAGTGCACACAGAAGATTTACCATCCGAATATTGATCTAGAAGGGAATGTGTGTCTGAACATCTTGCGGGAGGATTGGAAGCCTGTCCTGAACTTGAATGCGGTTATTGTGGGCATGCAG ttcctcttcctcgagcCGAATGCTTCTGATCCTCTGAACAAAGAAGCTGCGGATGATCTGCGGACGAATCGGGAGGGCTTCAAGCGCAACGTTCGCACCGCGATGGCCGGTGGATCCGTCAAAGGTGTGCAGTTCGACCGTGTGATGCGATAG